The Euryarchaeota archaeon genomic sequence TCACGAAGAACCAGTCGCAGCCGAAGCCCGCGAAACAGATGGTGGAGGAGATTTATTACAACACCAGCAGGAACAAGAACCAGGAATCCAGGTTTGCCGAGTTCAACGTGACCCGCACCTACGATGTAGCTCTTGTGGCGCGCCTTGTGCTTAGTGACTACGTGGGGAATCTCCACATCACAATCACATATCCGAATGGCACGGTCGCCAAGGATTGGCGGTTCGATGTCTCTGAAGCGCACGCAACGGATTATGATCAAACAGTGGAACTCACGCACATGGGCGGGGACTACGTGGTCGCGTTAGATTACCTCAACCTGAACGTTGGTGCCGGTTACCACGACCTGTTCGTCGAAGGCGTCTACACCGAATCATCCCCCGGCGGAAACTCGACTTTTAGGATAAGTCAAGCCTCCACCAACACCCCGACCCCGATCCCGCCGGGGGTCACCGTCATCCTCATCGGAGCCCTCGCGGCCACGGCCGGACTCACCTACATGAAGTTCGCTCCCGGGCGAAAGAAGACGAGACAGGCGCCCGCTCCCGTCGCTCCGCTTCGGATCGCGCCGACCCTCGTCATCGGTTTCCCGCAGATGCCGCGCGACCTTCCGGACGTCTGGGGCGCCGGTGAAGACCTCGAGATCGAAGTACGACGCATTGGTGGAAGCCCCACGACGCCCCGCGAAGCCCTAAATCTCGAATGCCCTCCCGCAAAGCCCATCCCCATGGAGATCGGGGGCGCGCCGGCGGTCATTTCCCTCAAGTTCAAGGTGCCCGCCACGTATACGTTGAAGGTGGCCTCGGTCACCGGTGAGAGCCGCCAAGCGGAACGCAGCATCCGCATCGTGAAGTACGACGAGGAGATAGCCTCCGAGTTCGAACGGTTGCGACGACGCGCGGCGGAACTGGCCGCGGGACAAGGCCCGACGTCGCGCACCCCCCCCTCGACGCGCCCGTCATCGTCGTTCGAGGCGATGACCGCCCGGGACGTGGTCGACAGGCTCGCCGAAGGTCGCGGCGAGGCCGTTGCCGAGGCACTCGCCCAGATCCTCAACATCTTCGAACTCTCAAGATACTCGGGAAAGAGCGTGGAGCGGCTCCATTACTCGGCGTTCGTCCGGGCGATGCGCGGCATCGAATCGGAGGAGGCCGGGAAAAGCGAAGTCGAGGGGGCGCTCAATGAGCGCGGCGGGCAGGGCAAGAGGAGCGCTGCAACGCGGTGAGCGCCGGTACGCGCCTAGTGTACCTCCTGGGCCTCGGCTCCGCGGCACTCATCCTCGTGTACTTCGCCCAGACGGGCACGAGTGTCGCCACCCCGAGCGGCTCATTCCGGCTCTCGGCGCTTCTGCCGTTCGCCCTCGCAGGGCTTGCGCTTCGCTTCGTGGGCGTCCTCTCGGGCCGTCAATCCGAGGCGCGGCTCATGCGCGTGCTGTCTTGGATCCCACCGGCGACTTTCTTCGTGCTCCGCCCCAACGTCCTCTCACCGCAGATCATCGCCGTCATCGGGGCATTGTTCTTCCTCGACGTCTTCGTCTCCCGGCCGGGCCTAGGAGAGCCGGGAAAGACCTGGCGGCCGACGAAGAAAGCGCTTCTTGCCGCCCTCCTCTTCGTCGTGGCAGGCTACGCGGCGACCACGATGCTTCCCGCAGGGACCGTCGTGACGAAGGTCGTCCTCTTCCTCACGCTTCTCGGCGCATCCGTCGTCTTGTGGCTCTCGCAACAGGACAACCTCACGAAACCGGCGGCCACATTATACCTCTTCTCCGTGCTATTCTTCACATTGTTCCTCGCCAACAGCCTCCCCTACGGGCCGCTTGCCGAGTGGGGCCTCATCATAATCGGCCTCGTGAGCGCCCTGCAGCCGGCGCTCGCGGGAACCCGCGAGGCCCCGCCGCCTCTCATCCCGCAGGATGCGAGGGCGCATGTGCAGCGTCTTGAGGTGAAGACCGACCAGCAGCGATCGCTCTCCGACGCGCTTGTGAACGCGTACGTCTCGCGTGGGATGTTCGCTACCGAGATCGGGGAACGGGTCGCCTCGTCGATGACGCGCCTCGGAAGATCCGGGGAAGGCGAGCGGCTTCGAGGCCTCATACTGGCGGAAGCCAAGCGGGGAAAAAAGCGCCGCGCCCATTTGATGGGAGAGATCACGCGCATCATCCAAGGAAGCATCCAGGTGAACACGTTATGATGACGAGACGCAGGTGAAAAGAGATGACGGACAGGAACGAGATCGTCGCGATCGAGCTTGGCGGCCGCCCGTACGCGAAGGAGTCGGCGGCCTTGGCGAAGATCGTGAGGAACGTCGGGACCTTCTTCGTGGGGAAGGAAACGGTCGTCCGGAAGACGCTCTGCGGCGCGCTTGCCGGCGGTCACGTGCTTTTCGAGGACTTCCCGGGCCTCGGGAAGACGCTGCTCGTGAAGGCCTTCGCCCGCAGCATCGGGGCGGATTTCAAGCGCGTACAGTTCACCCCGGACATCCTCCCGTCGGACATCATCGGGGTACGAATCTACGATCAGGAACTGCGCTCGTTCAGGTTGCAAAAAGGGCCCGTGTTCACGAACATGCTGCTTGCGGACGAGATAAACAGGGCGCCGCCGAGGACACAGTCGGCGCTTCTTGAGGCGATGGAGGAGCGGCAAGTGACCATCGACGGCGAGACTTTCCGCCTCGGCCCGCCATTCTTCGTCCTGGCGACCCAGAACCCGATCGAGCAGGAGGGCACCTACCCCCTTCCCGAAGCGCAGATGGACAGGTTCATGATGAGGCTCTCGACGGGGTACCCAAGCGATCTCGATGCCGAGGAGGAGATACTGGCCCGCCGCGTCGGCTGGCAGAAGGACGACCCGACGGCCTCCGTCCAGCCGGCGGTGACGCAATCCGAGTTCGCGTACCTCATGCAGGTGGCCGAGACGAAGATCCACACGCAGCGGGAGGTGCTTCGCTACATCGCGAGGGTCGTTCGGGCCGTGAGGGAGGACGCGCGCGTCTATGCGGGACCGAGCCCTCGAGGGGGCCTCGCGCTTCTGAAGATCTCCCGCGCCCATGCCCTGATGTCGGGCCGGGATTTCGTCGTCCCCGACGATGTCAAATACTTCGCGAAGGACGCGCTCGGACATCGCGTCATCTTGAAGCCCGAGTCGCAAGTGGAAGGTGCCTCTGGAACAGCCGTCGTCGAGGACGCGTTGTCCACGGTCGCGCCGCCTATCATAGGCCGAGGCTGAGCAATATAGGTACAAGTACGTACTCACGGATCTGATGGAATGGCGATGCAAGGCCCCGCTGCGACGCTTCTCGTGAAGGCCAGCGGAGCCGCCCTCTTGTCCGGCCTCATCCTCGGAAACCACCACCTCATCCTCCTTGGCCTCGTGCCGATGAGTGTCGCTCTCCTAGGCCTCTCGGTTGCGCCGCCTCAAGGACCGGTCGTGCGTCTTGTCGTTTCAAGCCCGAAGATAGTCGAAGGGACGCGCGTCGCGTTCCGGATGCAAGGACAGGTCCCCGAAGGGTCCGGTGTGGTGATCGCAAGATTCGAGCTCCCGGCTGTCGCAAACATCGTCCGAGGATCCAACTTCGCCGTGTTCTCGAAAAAGGAGAACGAGGCCTTGAACATCGCCCACGATTGCGAGGTTGAATTCCCGAAACGCGGCCTTTACGAAATCCCCCCCTTGAGGCTCACGCTCATCGATGGCGGGCTGCTTCGCAGATCGGAGAGCCTGGACGCTGGCGCGACCGTGACCCTTGAAGTCGTCGCGAAGCCCGTGGCCGTGCGCGGTTTCCGTAGCGCTCCGCAACGCGGCGCGCAAGCGGGGCCGGACGAGGACAAGACGCCGGGCGGCCAGGAGCGCAACTCGTTCCGCCAGATCCGTCCATACCGCATCGGCGATCCACTCCGCAAGGTCAATTGGAAAGCGACCGCGCGGGCGCAGAGCCTTGGCAAGAACGAGCTGCTCGTCAACGAGTACGAGCCCGAAGGGCAACGTGCCGTGCTCGTGATACTCGATGCGACATCCCGAATGGACGTAGGGGGTCCCATCAAGACGCGCTTCGACAGGGCCGCCGACGCCGCCTACGAGCTCTGCCTCCACTTCAACTCACGAGGCCATCCCGTAGGACTACTCGCCTTCGGGCCGAAAGGCGCCCCATCGCTCCCGATCCGGCCGGGCGGCCAGAACCTCCTCGCCATCCGCCGCGCAGTGTTCACGATGAAGGCCGGCGACGACGGTGAAACGCTCGATTCACGGCTCGAAAAACGCAAGAGGGAACTGCTCGCGAAGTCGCCGATGGTCGTGGTCGTGAGCCGCGTCGACGCCCAGTTCACGCCGCTGCGAGCGACCTTGCTGGAATTCAGGCGCCGCATGCGCGTCCTCAGAGGTTCGACGCCTCCGGTGGCGGTCCTTGACGTCGATTCGAAGGAAGACGCC encodes the following:
- a CDS encoding DUF58 domain-containing protein, whose amino-acid sequence is MAMQGPAATLLVKASGAALLSGLILGNHHLILLGLVPMSVALLGLSVAPPQGPVVRLVVSSPKIVEGTRVAFRMQGQVPEGSGVVIARFELPAVANIVRGSNFAVFSKKENEALNIAHDCEVEFPKRGLYEIPPLRLTLIDGGLLRRSESLDAGATVTLEVVAKPVAVRGFRSAPQRGAQAGPDEDKTPGGQERNSFRQIRPYRIGDPLRKVNWKATARAQSLGKNELLVNEYEPEGQRAVLVILDATSRMDVGGPIKTRFDRAADAAYELCLHFNSRGHPVGLLAFGPKGAPSLPIRPGGQNLLAIRRAVFTMKAGDDGETLDSRLEKRKRELLAKSPMVVVVSRVDAQFTPLRATLLEFRRRMRVLRGSTPPVAVLDVDSKEDADTTPLLALERQAEIKETRRATLPVIRWNDASKRLRVPIKGASR
- a CDS encoding DUF4129 domain-containing protein yields the protein MGKEFLAFYAATSVALVALVPVFNEVNDAYAKSFEIDLSKLPDDLDLKPPDDLQPPDNIKPPEDFKPPPDWKPPPDWEPPPDWKPPPNFTKEDWENLTKNQSQPKPAKQMVEEIYYNTSRNKNQESRFAEFNVTRTYDVALVARLVLSDYVGNLHITITYPNGTVAKDWRFDVSEAHATDYDQTVELTHMGGDYVVALDYLNLNVGAGYHDLFVEGVYTESSPGGNSTFRISQASTNTPTPIPPGVTVILIGALAATAGLTYMKFAPGRKKTRQAPAPVAPLRIAPTLVIGFPQMPRDLPDVWGAGEDLEIEVRRIGGSPTTPREALNLECPPAKPIPMEIGGAPAVISLKFKVPATYTLKVASVTGESRQAERSIRIVKYDEEIASEFERLRRRAAELAAGQGPTSRTPPSTRPSSSFEAMTARDVVDRLAEGRGEAVAEALAQILNIFELSRYSGKSVERLHYSAFVRAMRGIESEEAGKSEVEGALNERGGQGKRSAATR
- a CDS encoding MoxR family ATPase, which codes for MTDRNEIVAIELGGRPYAKESAALAKIVRNVGTFFVGKETVVRKTLCGALAGGHVLFEDFPGLGKTLLVKAFARSIGADFKRVQFTPDILPSDIIGVRIYDQELRSFRLQKGPVFTNMLLADEINRAPPRTQSALLEAMEERQVTIDGETFRLGPPFFVLATQNPIEQEGTYPLPEAQMDRFMMRLSTGYPSDLDAEEEILARRVGWQKDDPTASVQPAVTQSEFAYLMQVAETKIHTQREVLRYIARVVRAVREDARVYAGPSPRGGLALLKISRAHALMSGRDFVVPDDVKYFAKDALGHRVILKPESQVEGASGTAVVEDALSTVAPPIIGRG